One genomic window of Glycine soja cultivar W05 chromosome 9, ASM419377v2, whole genome shotgun sequence includes the following:
- the LOC114368159 gene encoding uncharacterized protein LOC114368159 gives MQIARRNGDFVVDATAGTGVAIFNGVLHQAWTRQFDWRVEGRGLQFLGAAISDAAVCNLQWAVPRCRVSPAPMAFWLAKIASTSSDLPCLGINGIFVIMRIKYTNEFVWEPYTATVMAALPPICVVGSVAWFAVVPLICFHVVEWHQPDRVLRQFGLQQPIPGCPSQPQNLHGITLKGKQDENWFHLLAPIIDQWNNQAEFRVDVYPRQEGLLGYNSDYMVWYRRKTKMFVDPNNANTAALGEVVETLQYMVSPQGRNTWTVDDLVPYVDKLAIISEEQERITEPVSHGPASEREFPAPEFHILQSSVETRGIGRRREPVEAEQYSQQMMERGHGMYYTPATFSEYPSQMYQYPFAGHHTDTSETSHSFGGVAETQPHFSWPTMTPSQQHDAPMATPNAPFASQWNVPGAIPDMGDLLGVDLRQEFSAEAEQVEAGSQRGGRINPDRQARRWDRPCGTSSRHHGHHND, from the exons ATGCAAATCGCAAGGAGGAATGGCGATTTCGTCGTCGACGCGACAGCTGGCACCGGTGTCGCCATCTTCAATGGCGTGTTGCACCAAGCTTGgactcgccagtttgactggcgagtTGAGGGTAGGGGTTTGCAGTTCCTAGGTGCAGCTATTTCCGACGCTGCAGTCTGCAACCTGCAATGGGCAGTTCCTAGGTGCAGGGTGTCGCCAGCTCCAATGGCGTTTTGGTTGGCCAAAATCGCCAGCACGAGCAGCGATTTGCCTTGCTTGGG GATCAATGGCATCTTCGTCATCATGCGCATCAAGTATACAAACGAG tttgtctGGGAGCCATACACAGCAACTGTGATGGCAGCGTTACCTCCAATTTGTGTGGTTGGAAGTGTAGCCTGGTTTGCGGTGGTGCCACtgatttgtttccatgttgttgagtggcaccaacccgatAGAGTTTTACGACAATTTGGATTGCAACAACCCATTCCCGGGTGTCCTTCGCAACCGCAGAATCTCCATGGCATAACGCTCAAAGGAAAACAAGATGAGAATTGGTTCCACCTGTTGGCCCCAATCATTGATCAGTGGAACAATCAAGCAGAGTTTAGGGTCGACGTTTATCCTCGACAGGAGGGCCTACTGGGTTATAACTCAGACTACATGGTGTGGTATAGGCGtaaaacaaagatgtttgtcgacccaaacaatgcaaacacAGCTGCATTG GGTGAAGTTGTGGAGACTTTACAAtatatggtgtcaccacaagggAGGAACACGTGGACggttgatgatctcgtgccttacgTCGATAAGTTAGCGATTATATctgaagagcaagagagaatcactgagccagtgtcacatggtccagcatcagAGCGTGAATTCCCAGCCCCAGAGTTTCACAttcttcagtcaagtgttgaaactcgagGCATAGGCAGACGAAGGGAGCCTGTTGAAGCCGAAcaatattcccaacaaatgaTGGAGCGTggtcatggaatgtattacacgccagcAACATTTTCCGAATATCCttcacagatgtatcagtatccttttgCAGGTCATCATACCGATACTTCTGAGACCTCACATTCGTtcggtggtgttgcggaaacacaacctcatttttcatggcccactATGACTCCTTCACAGCAGCACGATGCCCCCATGGCAACACCTAACGCCCCATTTGCTTCGCAATGGAATGTACCCggagcaatacctgatatgggCGACTTATTAGGTGTGGATTTGCGTCAGGAGTTTTCTGCAGAGGCTGAGCAAGTAGAAGCGGGGAGTCAACGCGGCGGCAGAATAAATCCTGATCGCCAAGCGcgaagatgggatcgaccatgtggcacatcctcacgaCATCATGGACACCATAATGACTGA